In the Populus trichocarpa isolate Nisqually-1 chromosome 1, P.trichocarpa_v4.1, whole genome shotgun sequence genome, one interval contains:
- the LOC18095390 gene encoding transcription factor TCP4 has protein sequence MGESHHQAATSSRLGIRNTVGEIVEVQGGHIVRSTGRKDRHSKVCTAKGPRDRRVRLSAHTAIQFYDVQDRLGYDRPSKAVDWLIKKAKASIDELAELPAWDPTTAGFTRATSKTTTRSTQQQNISDEREYQLSMENVAASKAAAAAAIEVQNMQQQMAENPDCSSGFLPPSLDSDAIADTIKTFFPMGASTETSSPTIQFQNYPPDLLSRTSSQSQDLRLSLQSFQEPILLQHQAHHHGHQAQNEHQVFSGTTAHYLGLDGSSSGWSEQHHTPEINRFQRNLVAWNAAGGGGGGGGGGFFFNTPLPPLQTMSPSPLIQPFFGQNQFFSQRGPLQSSNMPSVRAWIDPAITPDHHEQQQIPQIYHQQTAISGIGFTASGGEFYGFRVPARIQGEDEEHDGIHNKPSSASSDSRH, from the coding sequence ATGGGAGAGAGCCACCACCAAGCAGCAACATCGTCAAGATTGGGGATAAGAAACACAGTGGGAGAGATTGTGGAGGTCCAAGGAGGCCACATTGTTCGGTCCACAGGAAGAAAAGACCGCCACAGCAAGGTCTGTACTGCCAAAGGCCCCAGAGACCGCCGCGTCCGGCTCTCAGCGCACACTGCCATCCAGTTCTACGATGTGCAGGACCGCCTAGGCTACGACCGTCCCAGCAAAGCCGTCGATTGGCTCATCAAGAAAGCCAAGGCTTCCATAGACGAGCTTGCAGAGCTACCCGCATGGGATCCAACCACAGCGGGATTCACCCGCGCAACCAGTAAAACTACAACAAGAAGCACCCAGCAACAAAACATAAGCGACGAGAGGGAGTATCAGCTTTCCATGGAAAATGTTGCCGCTtcaaaagcagcagcagcagcagcaattgAAGTTCAAAATATGCAACAGCAAATGGCAGAAAATCCCGACTGTAGTTCGGGTTTTCTGCCACCATCTTTAGACTCAGATGCTATTGCTGACACAATCAAAACTTTCTTTCCAATGGGTGCTTCTACGGAGACATCGTCTCCAACTATACAGTTTCAGAACTATCCACCAGATTTGCtgtcaagaaccagcagccagaGCCAAGATCTGAGGCTCTCGCTCCAATCATTTCAAGAACCAATTCTTTTGCAACATCAAGCACACCATCATGGCCATCAAGCTCAAAATGAACATCAAGTGTTCTCTGGAACCACTGCTCATTATCTCGGTCTAGATGGCTCTTCTAGTGGGTGGTCTGAGCAGCACCACACACCAGAAATCAACCGATTCCAAAGAAATTTGGTGGCTTGGAATGCAgctggcggcggcggcggcggcggaggTGGAGGATTCTTCTTCAACACACCACTACCACCGCTACAGACGATGTCTCCATCGCCACTTATACAGCCGTTTTTCGGCCAAAACCAGTTTTTTTCACAGAGGGGACCCCTTCAGTCCAGTAACATGCCTTCAGTTCGTGCTTGGATAGACCCAGCAATCACTCCTGATCATCATGAACAACAACAAATTCCACAAATTTATCATCAGCAAACTGCAATATCAGGCATTGGATTCACTGCCTCAGGTGGTGAGTTCTATGGGTTTCGAGTTCCAGCACGAATTCAAGGCGAAGATGAGGAGCACGACGGCATTCACAACAAGCCGTCCTCTGCTTCCTCTGATTCTCGCCATTGA
- the LOC7459102 gene encoding protein IQ-DOMAIN 10 — protein MGCLFSGNWLKSIIRTRKAKKDASKKVKVHSATEKANGSKESSPAHGESSNLANGDLESNIHVAPGLSAEYIAAVRIQDAFRAYKARKAMHRLKGAVRFNVLIHGHDTQKQASSTLSHIHSWSNIQAQIRARRHHMVTEGRIKQKKLENQLKLEARLQEIEVEWCGGSDTMEEILSRIQQREEAAVKRERAMAYAFSHQWRANPTQYLGQAYYSLGKENWGWSWKERWIAARPWEIRVHAELHNLKKAHPKQESKTTLPTKPALSNGKVTAKSKMLPSPAVDCQAAQVASSTAGSSHLLIPS, from the exons atgggtTGTCTCTTCTCTG GGAACTGGTTGAAGTCAATTATAAGAACGAGAAAGGCGAAGAAAGATGCATCAAAGAAAGTAAAG GTACACTCGGCTACCGAAAAGGCAAACGGGTCAAAGGAGAGCTCACCCGCCCATGGAGAATCAAGTAATCTTGCCAATGGTGATTTGGAGAGCAATATTCATGTTGCTCCTGGATTGTCTGCTGAATATATAGCTGCTGTCAGGATTCAAGATGCTTTTCGGGCATACAAG GCAAGAAAAGCAATGCACCGTCTTAAGGGCGCCGTGAGGTTCAATGTGCTGATTCATGGTCATGACACTCAAAAGCAAGCTTCAAGCACATTAAGCCATATTCATTCATGGAGCAACATACAGGCACAGATTAGAGCCCGCCGGCACCATATGGTCACCGAAGGCCGTATCAagcaaaagaaattagaaaaccaGTTGAAACTCGAGGCCAGACTTCAAGAGATTGAG GTGGAGTGGTGCGGTGGCTCCGATACCATGGAGGAAATCCTTTCCAGGATCCAGCAAAGAGAAGAAGCAGCAGTAAAGCGTGAACGAGCCATGGCATATGCCTTCTCTCATCAG TGGAGAGCCAACCCTACCCAATATCTAGGCCAGGCCTATTACAGCCTTGGCAAAGAAAACTGGGGTTGGAGCTGGAAGGAGCGCTGGATTGCTGCTCGGCCATGGGAGATTAGGGTTCATGCTGAGCTTCATAACCTCAAGAAAGCTCATCCAAAGCAAGAGAGCAAAACGACACTTCCAACCAAACCTGCTTTGTCAAATGGGAAGGTGACTGCTAAATCTAAAATGTTGCCTAGCCCAGCTGTGGATTGTCAAGCTGCCCAGGTTGCCAGTTCTACAGCCGGCTCGTCTCATCTGCTGATTCCAAGTTGA